The Corallococcus silvisoli genomic interval CGCGCAGCCCGGATCCGGTGGAGGATCAGGCGCGGGCGGCGCGGCTGATGACCTCGCCCAAGGACCTTCACGAGCACGCGGTCGTCATCGACGCGGTGGCGGAGGCCCTTCGGCCCTTCTGCAAGACGCTGGACGTGCCCCGGGGGCCGTCGCTCGTGAGCACGCAGACGATGTGGCACCTGTCCAGCCGCATCCAGGGCGAGCTGAAGGATCCCTCCATCACGTCGCTGACGCTGGCGCTGGCCATGCATCCCACGCCCGCGGTGTGTGGCCACCCGACGGCGCTGGCGCACGAGTCCATCGGGCGGATCGAACCGTTCCACCGGGGCTACTACACCGGCACGGTGGGCTGGTGCGACGCGAACGGCGACGGTCAGTGGGCCGTCACCATCCGCTGCGCGGAGGCCGACGAGCACACCCTGCGGTTGTTCGCGGGCGCGGGCATCGTCGTGGGCTCCACGCCAGAGGCGGAGCTCGCGGAGACGGAGGCCAAGTTCCGCACCATGTTGCTGGCCATGGGCCTGGGCCTCAACGCCGAGGTGCAGCCGTGAGCGGTGCCCCCGAGCACCTGCCGGGCTGCCCCGCCTGGCCGGAGGACTTCGCCCGACGCTACCGCGAGGCCGGCTACTGGCGCGGAGAGACGTTCGGCCAGCTGCTGCGGGAGCGTGCCCGCGACTTCGGAACGCGCACGGCGCTGGTGGGCGGCGCGCACCGCTGGACGTACGCGGAGCTGGACGCGCGCGTGGACCGCATGGCCACGGGCCTCCACGCGCTGGGCATCCGCGCGCGTGACCGCGTGGTGGTGCAGTTGCCCAACGTCCCGGAGTTCTACGAGGTCATCTTCGCGCTCTTCCGCATGGGCGCCCTGGCCGTGTTCGCGCTGCCCGCGCACCGCGCGTCGGAGATCGGCTACTTCTGCGCCTTCACCGAGGCCGTGGCGTACGTCATCCCGGATCGCTTCGGCGGCTTTGACTACCGAAGCCTCGCGGACCAGGTGAAGGCCACCACGCCCACGCTGAAGCACGTGCTCGTCCTGGGCGACGCGGGGGCGCACACCGCGCTGGCCTCCGTGCCCACGGAGCCGGTGGCGCTGGAGGGGCCGTCGCCGTCGGACGTGGCGTTCTTCCAGCTGTCCGGCGGCAGCACCGGCGTGCCCAAGCTGATCCCCCGCACCCACGACGACTACATCTACAGCCTCCGGGCCAGCGTGGACGTGTGCCGGTTCACCCCTGAGACGGTGTACCTGTGCGCGCTGCCCGCGGCGCACAACTTCCCGATGAGCTCGCCCGGCGTGCTGGGCGCCTTCTTCGCGGGCGGCACGGCGGTGATGGCGCTGAACCCCAGCCCGGAGGTGGCCTTCCCGCTCATCGAACGCGAGCGCGTCACCGTCACCGCGCTGGTGCCCCCGTTGACGATGGTGTGGCTGGACTCGTCGTTGGCGAAGCGGCACAACCTGTCCAGCCTCCAGGTGCTCCAGGTGGGCGGCGCCCGCCTGAGCGACGAGGCCGCCGCGCGCGTGCGTCCCACGCTCGGCTGCGGACTCCAGCAGGTCTTCGGCATGGCCGAGGGCCTGGTGAACTACACGCGGCTGGACGACCCCGAAGCGCGCATCATCACCACGCAGGGCCGCCCCATGTCGGACGCGGACGAGCTGCGCGTGGTGGACGACGACGACGTGCCGGTGGCCCCCGGTGAGACAGGGCACCTGCTCACGCGCGGGCCCTACACCATCCGCGGCTACTACAAGGCGGAGGCGCACAACGCCAAGGCCTTCACGACGGATGGCTTCTACCGCACGGGCGACCTCGTGCGCCTGACGCCCGAGGGGCACCTCGTGGTCGAGGGACGCGCGAAGGATCAGATCAACCGGGGCGGAGACAAGGTCGCGGCGGAGGAGGTGGAGAACCACCTGCTCGCGCACCCGTCCGTCAGCGACGCCGCCGTGGTGGCCATTCCGGACAAGTTCCTGGGCGAGCGCACCTGCGCGGTCGTCATCCCGCGCGGTGAAGCGCCAGCGCCCTCCGCCCTCAACGCGTTCCTGCGCCAGCGAGGGCTCGCGGCCTTCAAGATTCCGGACCGCATCGAGTTCGTCGCGGCCTTCCCCCAGACGGGGGTGGGCAAGGTCAGCAAGAAGGCGCTGCGCGACAGCCTGCGCCAGTCCCTCTCCACACCCTCTCCCTGAACCAGGAGCCCTCCATGGCACTGCCTGCCATTGCCCCCTATTCCATGCCCGGCGCGGCGGACCTGCCCCGCAACAAGATCTCGTGGACCCCGGAGCCCGGGCGCGCCGTGCTGCTCATCCACGACATGCAGCGCTACTTCGTGGACGCCTTCGCGCAGGGCCAGTCCCCGGTGACGGAGCTGGTGGCCAACATCCAGCGGCTGCGTGCGCACGCCGTGAAGCTGGGCATCCCCGTCGTTTACTCCGCGCAGCCCGGCGACCAGACCCCCGAGCAGCGCGGCCTCCAGCTGGACTTCTGGGGCGCTGGCGTCCGCAGCGGACCGAAGCAGCAGATCATCGAGGCGCTCGCTCCCGTCGAGGGCGACACCGTGCTCACCAAGTGGCGCTACAGCGCCTTCCGCAACACGCGCCTGATGGAGCTGATGCGGGAGCAGCGCCGTGACCAGCTGATCATCTGCGGCATCTACGCGCACATCGGCTGCCTCCAGACGGCCAGCGACGGCTCCATGAGCGAGGTGCGGCCCTTCCTGGTCGCGGACGCGGTGGCGGACTTCTCGCTGGAGAAGCACCGGCTTGCGCTGGACTACGCCTCGCAGCTCGTCGCGTTCGTCACCTCCACGCAGCAGCTCATCGACGCCATGCCGGTGGGTGCCTCCGCCCCGGCGGTGGACCGCGAGCAGCTTCGAGCGGACGTGGCCGAGCTCCTGATGGAGTCCGCGTCGGCGATTGGCGAGGACGACAACCTGCTCGAGCGCGGCATGGACTCCATCCGCCTGATGAGCCTGGTGGAGCGCTGGCGCCAGGGTGGCACCGAGGTGTCCTTCGTGGAGCTGGCCGAGAAGCCGACGCTCACCGACTGGTACGCGCTGCTCGCCGCGAAGCAGCCCGCCCCGCTGGCCCCTGGCGCCCGCGCCTCCTGATCCGCCCTGGAGGGCGGCCCCCCTTCCCCTCGGAGTTCCCCCGTCATGCACCCTCCCCAGGATGAGAACCGCCCGCTGACCGCGGCACAGCACGGCATCTGGGTGGGGCAACAGCTCGACCTCCAGAGCCCGGTGTACAACGCGGGCGAGTGCATCGAGTTCCGGGGCGCGGTCGATCCGGCGCGCTTCGAGTCCGCCCTGCGCCGCGCGGTCGCGGACGCGGACGCCCTGCACTCGCGCTTCATCGCGGGCGATGAGGGTCCGGCACAGCGGATCGATCCCGGCACGCACTGGGCGCTCCAGCGCGTGGACCTGAGCGCGGAAGCGGATCCCTGGGCCGCCGCCCAGGAGTGGATGTGGAAGGACCTGGGCCGCACGGTGGACCTCGCGCGAGGGCCGCTGTTCGCGCAGGCCCTGCTCACCGTCGGGCCGGAGCGCTCCTTCTGGTTCCAGCGCATCCACCACATCGCGATGGATGGCTATGGCTTCTCGCTGCTCGCGCGGCGGGTGGCGGAGCTCTACACGGCTGATGCCGCGGGCAAGGTCGCGCCCGCCGGCTTCAGCCGCCTGGGCCCCGTGCTGGACGAGGACCTGGCGTACCGGAGCGGTCCACAGCTCCAGAAGGACCGCGACTTCTGGGTGGGGCGCTTCGAGGATGCCCCCGTGCCGCCGCTGCTCGCGGACGCGGCGCCCATGTCCTCCCGCTTCCTGCGCCGCTCGGAGCACCTGCGCCCGGAGATGATGGCCGCCCTCCAGGCCGGCGCGAAGCAGGCGGGCGTGAGCTGGTCCGACCTGGTGCTCGCGGTGACGGCCGTCTACCTGCACCAGCGCACGGGCGCGGCGGAGGCGGTGCTGGGCCTGCCGGTGATGGGCCGGCTGGGTTCGGCGTCGCTGCGAGTCCCGTGCATGGCGATGAACATCGTGCCGCTGCGCATCGCCGTGCGGCCGGATGCGGGGCTGTATGCCCTGGCGCGTGACGTGGCGGCGGAGATGAAGGCCGCGCGCCCCCACCTGCGCTACCGCTACGAGCAGCTCCGCCGCGACCTGCGTCTGGTCGGTGGCCAGCGGAAGCTCTTCGGTCCCGTCGTCAACATCATGCCGTTCGACTACGCCCTGGACTTCGCGGGCGTGCCGGGGACCGCTCACAACATCTCCGCCGGTCCGGTGGAGGACCTGTCGTTCGGCTTCCATGCCCGTTCGGGTGGGACAAGCCTGCGCGTGGATCTGGACGCGAACCCCGCCTGCTACACCGAGGCCGCGCTCGCCGAACACCAGCGTGGGTTCCTCCAACTGCTGGAGTCGCTGCTCGCGTCGCCCGAGCAGCCCGTGCGGCGCGCCCCCCAGGGTGCGGGGATGGAGGCTTCGGTCCTCGACGGCGGGCCGGTGCCGCCGGTGCGCCCTGTGTTGGAGCTGTTGAAGGCACAGGCCGAGGCCCGGCCGGAGGCGGTCGCGGTGGAGCACGGCCGCTGGCGGATGACCTACCGCGAGCTGCTTGCGGCCTCCCAGGCCCTGGCGCTGCGGCTCACGGAAGCGGGCGTGCGCGCCGACACCGCGGTGGCCGTGAAGGTCCCCCGGGGCATCGACGCCATCGTGTCCACCCTGGGCGTGCTGTTCGCGGGCGCGGGCTACCTGCCCATCGACCCCACCGGGCCGGCCACGCGCAACGCGGCCATCCTGGAGGACGCACGCCCCGGCGTGATGCTGGTGTCCGAGCGCCCCACGCCCGACGCGGATCCCACGGCGCCTGGAATCCTGATCGTGCAGCGGCTGGAGTCGCAGGCCCCATCCGGGCCCGTGGCTCCGGTGGGAGGGGACGTCCCCGCCGCGTCCGACCCGGAGGCCCGGCTCGCCTATGTCATCTACACGTCGGGCTCCACCGGTCAGCCCAACGGCGTGCAGATCACGCGCGGCGCCCTGGCCCACTTCGTCGCGGGCGCGACGCCGCGCTACGGCGTCGGCCCCGAGGATCGGGTGCTCCAGTTCGCGCCGCTCCACTTCGACGCCAGCGTCGAGGAGATCTTCGTCGCGCTGTGCACGGGCGCGCGGCTGGTGCTGCGCACCGACGAGATGCTCCAGTCGGTGCCACGCCTGATGGACGCGTGCGCCGAGCACGGCATCACCCTGCTCGACCTGCCCACGGCCTTCTGGCACGAGCTGGCCTACAGCCTGTCCACCGGCGCCGCCCGCCTTCCGGAGGCCCTGCGCACGGTCATCATCGGCGGCGAGGCGGCGCTGCCGGAGCGCATCGCTCGCTGGCGGGAGATCGCGGGCGACCGCGTGCGGCTGCTCAACACCTACGGCCCCACCGAAGCCACCGTCGTGGCCACCGTCGCCACGCTCGCGGGGCCGGAGGCCCTGGCCTCCGGTGAGGAGGTCCCCATCGGCCGTCCGCTGCCCGGCGTGGTCGCGGCGGTCATCACCCCGCAGGGCCGGCTGGTGGCCCCCGGCAAGGAGGGCGAGCTGTGCCTGCTGGGCGGCGCGCTCGCGCGGGGCTACCTGGGCCGCCCCCAGTTGGATGCCGCGCGCTTCACCCGGCTGGAGGCGCTGGAGGGAGCGCCCCGGGCCTACCGCACCGGCGACAAGGCGCGCGTGCGGGAGGACGGCCAGCTCGTGTTCGTGGGCCGCGTCGACGACGAGTTCAAGATCAGCGGGCACCGCATCGACCCGGGCGAAGTTGAAACCGTGTTGCTCCGGTATCCCGGTGTCCGCGAGGCCGCCGTCGTGGGACAGGTGTTGCCGGGGGGCTCGCGACGGCTGTGCGCGCACCTGGTGGCCTCGCCCGAGCCCTCGCCCGCGGAGCTGCGCAAGCACCTGCTGACGGCCCTGCCCGCTCCCATGGTGCCCGGCGCCTTCGCCTTCGCGGAGCGGCTGCCCCGCACCAGCACGGGGAAGATCGACCGCAACGCGCTCAAGAACGCGCTGCCCGCGGACGCGAGCGCCGCGCTGCTCGCCACCGCGACCCCCATGGAGCGCACGGTGCTGGAGGTCTGGGAGCAGGTCCTGGGCCGCGCCGCCACTTCGCTCCAGGACGACTTCTTCGAGCTGGGCGGCCAGTCCCTCCAGAGCATCCAGGTGGCCAACCGGCTGGGCATCGCCGTGGGCCGCGACGTGCCCGTGGCCACCGTCTTCCGGCACCCGACCGTGTCGGGGCTCGCGCAGGCGCTCCAGCGCGGCAGCGCCGAGGGCTCGGAGCCCGGCGGCCTCACGCCCGCGATGCTCACGGACGCGGAGCTGGGCGAGGACATCGTCCCCACCACCACCCACGAGGCGTGGGCACACGAGGCGCCGCGACGGGGCACCGGCTTCCGGCAGGTCCTCCTCACGGGCGCCACGGGCTTCGTCGGCGCGCACCTGCTGCATCAGCTCCTGACGCGGACGGACTCGCGCGTCATCTGCCCCGTGCGCGCGAAGGACGAGGCGCAGGCCATGGAGCGGCTGCGCTCCGCGCTGGCGGGCCAGCGTCTGCCCACGGAGGGGATTGAAGCGCGGGTGCTCGCGCTTCCGGCGGACCTGTCCCAACCGCTGCTGGGCCTGGACGCCACGCGCTTCCACGGGCTCGCCGCCGAGTGCGACGCCATCATCCACAACGCCGCCGTGGTCAGCGTGGTGCGCGAGTACGGCAGCCTCCAGGGCGTCAACGTCCGCGGCACGCGGGAGCTGCTGAAGCTGGCCGCCGCCGTGCGCCCCAAGCCCTTCCACTACGTCTCCACGCTGGCGGTGGCGCCCCAGGCGAACCTGGCTCCGGACGTGCCAGAGGCCTTCGTCCCCGCGCACCCGGGCCTGCGCGACGGCTACCAGCAGAGCAAGTGGATCGCGGAGCGGCTGGTGCAGCAGGCCTCCGAGCGGGGCCTCCCCGCGACGGTGTACCGGCTGGGCCGCGTGGTGGGCGCGCCCGACACCGCGCTCGTCAACACCCAGGACCTCGTGTGGCGCATCGTGCTCGCCGGGCTGCCCGTGCGCGCCCTGCCCCTGCTGGACGTGGGCGAGGTGTGGACGCCCGTGGACTTCGTGGCCCGCGCGATCGTCCAGCTCGCGCGCACGCCTCGGCCGGGCGCGGTGTTCAACGTGACGCCGGCGGCGGAGGTGCGCCTGGCGGAGCTGTTCGGCTGGGTGCGTGACTACGGCTACCCGCTGGACCTGTGTCCCGTCCCCGAGTGGCGCGACCGCGTCGCGAAGGGCTCGGGCGGCCACGACGCCACGCTCGCCTTCTTCGACTTGCGCAGCGGGGACTCCACGCCGGCCTTCGGCCTGGGCCCCATCCGCTGCGAACGGCTGCTGGCCGCGCTGGAGGGCACGGACGTCCGCTGCCCCCCCACCGACCGGAAGCTCCTCCACCGCTATCTCGACTCCTGCGTCGCGCAGGGAATCCTGCCTCCGAAAGAAACGGCGCTCCCGTGACGAACCCTTCCTGGTCCCCTGCCTCCTGGCGCGCGAAGCCTGTCCGCTACATCCCCGACGACTACCCCGACCTCTCCGCCCTCGCGCGCGTGGAGTCCGAGCTCGCCGCCCTGCCGTCGCTGGTGCACGCGGAGGAGACGCGCCGGCTGCGAGAAGCGCTGGGGCAGGTCGCCGAGGGCAAGGCCTTCCTGCTCCAGGGCGGCGACTGCGCGGAGAGCTTCAAGGAGTTCTCCGCCCAGAACGTCCGGGGCACCTTCCAACTGCTGCTCCAGATGGCCGGGGTGCTCACCTTCGCGGGCGGCTGCCCGGTGGTGAAGGTGGGCCGCATCGCGGGCCAGTTCGCCAAGCCGCGCTCCAACGCCACGGAGACCGTCGGCGGCGTCACCCTGCCCAGCTACCGCGGCGACATCATCAACGGCATGGACTTCGACGCCCGCGAGCGCACGCCGGATCCCCAGCGCCTGCTTCGCGCCTACCACCAGTCCGCGGAGACACTCCAACTGGTGCGGGCCTTCGCGCGCGAGGGCTACACGGACCTGACCCGGCTCCTGGGCCACCGGCCGGAGTCCGAAGGCGCCGTGCGCCCCGTGGACTTCTTCACCAGCCACGAAGCCCTGCTCCTCAACGTCGAGCAGGCCATGACCCGCGTCGATGAAGCCACGGGCGACTGGTACGACACGTCCGCGCACATGCTCTGGATTGGCGAACGCACCCGCCAGCTGGACGGCGGCCACGTGGAGTTCATGCGGGGCATCCAGAACCCCATCGGCCTCAAGTGCGGCCCCTCGCTGGAGCCCGAGGACCTGGTGCGCCTCATCGACACGCTCAACCCCCAGGGCATCCCGGGCAAGCTCACGCTCATCGGGCGCTTCGGCTCGGATCAGGTCGCCGCGCGCCTGCCCCGGCTGATGGCCGCCACCCAGCGCCACGGCAGCCCCGTGGTGTGGTCCATCGACCCGATGCACGGCAACACGCACAAGGCGAACAACGGCTACAAGACGCGCTCGCTGGAGCGGATCCT includes:
- a CDS encoding (2,3-dihydroxybenzoyl)adenylate synthase; amino-acid sequence: MSGAPEHLPGCPAWPEDFARRYREAGYWRGETFGQLLRERARDFGTRTALVGGAHRWTYAELDARVDRMATGLHALGIRARDRVVVQLPNVPEFYEVIFALFRMGALAVFALPAHRASEIGYFCAFTEAVAYVIPDRFGGFDYRSLADQVKATTPTLKHVLVLGDAGAHTALASVPTEPVALEGPSPSDVAFFQLSGGSTGVPKLIPRTHDDYIYSLRASVDVCRFTPETVYLCALPAAHNFPMSSPGVLGAFFAGGTAVMALNPSPEVAFPLIERERVTVTALVPPLTMVWLDSSLAKRHNLSSLQVLQVGGARLSDEAAARVRPTLGCGLQQVFGMAEGLVNYTRLDDPEARIITTQGRPMSDADELRVVDDDDVPVAPGETGHLLTRGPYTIRGYYKAEAHNAKAFTTDGFYRTGDLVRLTPEGHLVVEGRAKDQINRGGDKVAAEEVENHLLAHPSVSDAAVVAIPDKFLGERTCAVVIPRGEAPAPSALNAFLRQRGLAAFKIPDRIEFVAAFPQTGVGKVSKKALRDSLRQSLSTPSP
- a CDS encoding isochorismatase family protein, with the translated sequence MALPAIAPYSMPGAADLPRNKISWTPEPGRAVLLIHDMQRYFVDAFAQGQSPVTELVANIQRLRAHAVKLGIPVVYSAQPGDQTPEQRGLQLDFWGAGVRSGPKQQIIEALAPVEGDTVLTKWRYSAFRNTRLMELMREQRRDQLIICGIYAHIGCLQTASDGSMSEVRPFLVADAVADFSLEKHRLALDYASQLVAFVTSTQQLIDAMPVGASAPAVDREQLRADVAELLMESASAIGEDDNLLERGMDSIRLMSLVERWRQGGTEVSFVELAEKPTLTDWYALLAAKQPAPLAPGARAS
- the mxcG gene encoding myxochelin non-ribosomal peptide synthetase MxcG, translating into MHPPQDENRPLTAAQHGIWVGQQLDLQSPVYNAGECIEFRGAVDPARFESALRRAVADADALHSRFIAGDEGPAQRIDPGTHWALQRVDLSAEADPWAAAQEWMWKDLGRTVDLARGPLFAQALLTVGPERSFWFQRIHHIAMDGYGFSLLARRVAELYTADAAGKVAPAGFSRLGPVLDEDLAYRSGPQLQKDRDFWVGRFEDAPVPPLLADAAPMSSRFLRRSEHLRPEMMAALQAGAKQAGVSWSDLVLAVTAVYLHQRTGAAEAVLGLPVMGRLGSASLRVPCMAMNIVPLRIAVRPDAGLYALARDVAAEMKAARPHLRYRYEQLRRDLRLVGGQRKLFGPVVNIMPFDYALDFAGVPGTAHNISAGPVEDLSFGFHARSGGTSLRVDLDANPACYTEAALAEHQRGFLQLLESLLASPEQPVRRAPQGAGMEASVLDGGPVPPVRPVLELLKAQAEARPEAVAVEHGRWRMTYRELLAASQALALRLTEAGVRADTAVAVKVPRGIDAIVSTLGVLFAGAGYLPIDPTGPATRNAAILEDARPGVMLVSERPTPDADPTAPGILIVQRLESQAPSGPVAPVGGDVPAASDPEARLAYVIYTSGSTGQPNGVQITRGALAHFVAGATPRYGVGPEDRVLQFAPLHFDASVEEIFVALCTGARLVLRTDEMLQSVPRLMDACAEHGITLLDLPTAFWHELAYSLSTGAARLPEALRTVIIGGEAALPERIARWREIAGDRVRLLNTYGPTEATVVATVATLAGPEALASGEEVPIGRPLPGVVAAVITPQGRLVAPGKEGELCLLGGALARGYLGRPQLDAARFTRLEALEGAPRAYRTGDKARVREDGQLVFVGRVDDEFKISGHRIDPGEVETVLLRYPGVREAAVVGQVLPGGSRRLCAHLVASPEPSPAELRKHLLTALPAPMVPGAFAFAERLPRTSTGKIDRNALKNALPADASAALLATATPMERTVLEVWEQVLGRAATSLQDDFFELGGQSLQSIQVANRLGIAVGRDVPVATVFRHPTVSGLAQALQRGSAEGSEPGGLTPAMLTDAELGEDIVPTTTHEAWAHEAPRRGTGFRQVLLTGATGFVGAHLLHQLLTRTDSRVICPVRAKDEAQAMERLRSALAGQRLPTEGIEARVLALPADLSQPLLGLDATRFHGLAAECDAIIHNAAVVSVVREYGSLQGVNVRGTRELLKLAAAVRPKPFHYVSTLAVAPQANLAPDVPEAFVPAHPGLRDGYQQSKWIAERLVQQASERGLPATVYRLGRVVGAPDTALVNTQDLVWRIVLAGLPVRALPLLDVGEVWTPVDFVARAIVQLARTPRPGAVFNVTPAAEVRLAELFGWVRDYGYPLDLCPVPEWRDRVAKGSGGHDATLAFFDLRSGDSTPAFGLGPIRCERLLAALEGTDVRCPPTDRKLLHRYLDSCVAQGILPPKETALP
- a CDS encoding 3-deoxy-7-phosphoheptulonate synthase class II encodes the protein MTNPSWSPASWRAKPVRYIPDDYPDLSALARVESELAALPSLVHAEETRRLREALGQVAEGKAFLLQGGDCAESFKEFSAQNVRGTFQLLLQMAGVLTFAGGCPVVKVGRIAGQFAKPRSNATETVGGVTLPSYRGDIINGMDFDARERTPDPQRLLRAYHQSAETLQLVRAFAREGYTDLTRLLGHRPESEGAVRPVDFFTSHEALLLNVEQAMTRVDEATGDWYDTSAHMLWIGERTRQLDGGHVEFMRGIQNPIGLKCGPSLEPEDLVRLIDTLNPQGIPGKLTLIGRFGSDQVAARLPRLMAATQRHGSPVVWSIDPMHGNTHKANNGYKTRSLERILAEVMGFLQVAAAEGVHPGGLHLEMTGQDVTECLGGPLDVSEDDLSDRYHTHCDPRLNADQSLQLAFRVADGLHTVRAPQDRAA